In the genome of Monodelphis domestica isolate mMonDom1 chromosome 2, mMonDom1.pri, whole genome shotgun sequence, one region contains:
- the LOC100022714 gene encoding 5-hydroxytryptamine receptor 3C-like: MAEGKKAGPEVSWGSRGDDFTVSCSGFDHRGVDPAVFASVMVRKDFRPVLNYSVPTQVNISFTLSAILDVDEQLQLLTSFLWLDMVWDNFFISWNPEECGGIQRISMTTQNLWLPDIFIIESIEVDQTPTGLSAYVSNEGRIQYKKPMKVTTICNLDIFRFPFDRQNCTLTFSSFLYTVDDMLLGMEKELWEIVDTSRNLIKTQGEWELLAINKATPKLAVGSSLYDQIMFHVAIRRRPGLYVINLLLPSGFLIAIDALSFLLPAESGHRAPFKMTLLLGYTVFLLMMNDLLPASGVPLISVYFALCLTLMVVSLLESILITSLLHVVSTQPRPMPHWLRSFVLRSSRVTECCNQRPQEESEGHGPKPIRLPRKWPHGLSPRPKILQPVTGLFPALLSLFTFVCAPLLAADLKDPEPMAGWEPSPGKTEPKGDPQSDQRIQEPQVAGSWVKFSLALDTFLCWLYLLFMSSSLITVIVLWNA, encoded by the exons ATGGCGGAAGGAAAAAAGGCTGGACCAGAGGTGAGCTGGGGGA GCAGGGGGGATGACTTCACCGTCAGTTGCTCAGGATTTGACCACCGAGGTGTGGATCCTGCTGTCTTTGCCTCTGTGATGGTCAGAAAGGATTTTCGCCCAGTTCTCAACTACAGTGTCCCAACCCAGGTCAACATCTCCTTCACCTTGTCCGCCATCTTGGATGTG GATGAGCAGCTCCAACTCCTGACATCATTCCTTTGGCTGGACATG GTCTGGGACAACTTCTTCATCAGCTGGAATCCCGAAGAGTGTGGGGGCATTCAGAGAATCTCTATGACAACTCAAAACCTGTGGCTCCCAGATATCTTCATCATCGAGTC CATAGAAGTGGATCAGACTCCAACAGGTCTCTCTGCATATGTGAGCAATGAAGGTCGCATCCAGTATAAAAAGCCAATGAAGGTGACCACCATCTGTAACCTGGACATCTTCCGCTTCCCGTTTGACAGGCAGAATTGCACTCTGACCTTTAGCTCCTTTCTCTACACAG TGGACGACATGTTGTTGGGCATGGAAAAGGAACTGTGGGAGATTGTAGACACATCACGCAATCTTATCAAGACCCAAGGGGAGTGGGAACTCCTGGCCATCAACAAAGCAACCCCAAAGTTGGCAGTGGGGTCCAGCCTTTATGACCAGATCATGTTTCAT GTGGCCATCAGGCGTCGACCTGGCCTGTATGTGATAAACCTGCTTTTGCCCAGTGGATTTCTGATTGCAATCGATGCCCTGAGCTTCCTTCTGCCAGCGGAGAGTGGCCACCGAGCCCCTTTCAAGATGACCCTGCTCCTGGGATACACCGTCTTCCTGCTCATGATGAACGATTTACTGCCAGCCAGTGGCGTCCCACTGATAA GTGTATACTTTGCTCTGTGTCTGACGCTGATGGTGGTCAGCCTGCTGGAGTCCATCCTCATCACCTCTCTCTTGCACGTGGTCTCTACCCAACCCCGTCCCATGCCCCACTGGCTCCGTTCCTTTGTGTTGAGATCTAGCAGAGTGACAGAATGCTGCAACCAGAGGCCCCAGGAAGAGAGCGAGGGTCACGGACCCAAGCCCATCCGTCTGCCCCGTAAGTGGCCTCATGGACTATCCCCTCGCCCCAAAATTCTACAACCCGTCACCGGACTGTTCCCGGCGCTGCTGTCCTTGTTCACCTTTGTCTGTGCCCCTCTCCTTGCTGCAGACCTAAAGGACCCAGAGCCAATGGCGGGATGGGAGCCGAGCCCAGGCAAGACAGAGCCAAAGGGAGACCCACAGTCTGACCAGCGGATCCAGGAGCCTCAGGTCGCCGGCTCGTGGGTGAAGTTCAGCCTTGCTCTGGACACATTTCTATGTTGGCTTTATCTGCTGTTCATGAGCTCCTCCCTCATCACAGTCATCGTTCTCTGGAATGCCTAG